TGCTCGCGGTGAGCGCGTTCGAGGTAGTAGTTCGGTATGCGCGGGTCGAGGTGGTGGATGTGGTGAAAGCCGATGTTGCCGGTGAACCACTGCAGCACGCGCGGCAGCGCCAGGTAGGAGGAGCCGTGCAGCGCGGCGCTGGCGAAGTCCCAGCTCTCGTGGCGGCGCCAGTAGACGCCTTCAAACTGATGCTGGACGTAGAACAGCCAGGTTCCCACCGCCGCGGCGAGCACGAACACCGGCGTGAACACCACCAGGAAGTTGACGAACCCGAACGGCATCGACATCGCCACCACGAACAGGGCGGCGCCGACGTTGGTCCAGATGATGGCGCGCAGCGAGCGGGCGCCCACCCGCTTGCGCGGAAAGCGGTGGTTCAACAGGAACCCGACCGGGGCGACCAGGAAGAACAGCACGAACGGATTGCGGAACACCCGGTATGCCAACCGCAGCCGGCGCGGCGCGGCGACGAACTCCCGGACGGTCATGGTCCACACGTCGCCGAGGTCGCGGCGGTCCAGGTCGCCGGCGGTGGCGTGGTGCCGGGCATGTTCATGGGACCAGTGCTGGAATGGCGTAAAGGTGAGGAACCCGGCGAGGTAGCCGATGACGCGGTTCCAGCGGCTGCGCCGGAACAGCGACCCGTGGCCGGCGTCGTGGAAGATGATGAACACGCGAATCAGGAACCCGGCCGTGGGCAGGGCGAGGAGCAGGCTGAGCAGGTAGGAAACCTGCGCCAGCGCCCCCATCAGGATCAATCCGCCGACGTACGGGACGAACGACGTGACGATCTGGCCGATGCTGCGACCGGCGGACGGCGTACGGTACTGCTTGAGCGCGCGCTGCAGCGCGCGCGACTCGGTCGATGGAGTACTCGCTCCTTCACTCACGGACGTGCTCTCCCTCCGGGAACCAGGGGCCCTGTTTCAACCAGGGGCCCTGGTTCGTTGCCACATTGCGCCGAGGTCGGTGACGTCCGTCAGCGAATAGGTGTGCCGAAAGCATCGCGCCGCGGCGGCTCCGGGTCAAGGGTGTGCGCCCTGTTTGCGCCGGGTCGAATTGACCGTGGCGGGGCGACGGCCATAGATTGTGCGCCGCTCATGAGCCAGCCACTGATCGATGTTGCCGGACTGACCAAGCGGTTTCGCGTCGCGGCCGGCGATGGCGGCTCGCCGGGAGGCGCCCGCGGACTGCGTTCGCTGGTAGCGCGGCGCAAGGTGGTCACGGCGCTCGACGGGGTCTCGTTCCGCATCGGTGCCGGCGAACTGGTCGGGTACATCGGCCCCAACGGCGCCGGCAAGAGCACCACGGTGAAGATCCTGTCCGGCATCCTGGTGCCGGACGCCGGCCGCTGCGTGGTGGCCGGACGCGTACCGTGGCGCGAACGCGTGGCGCACGTGGCCGGGATCGGCGTGGTGTTCGGGCAGCGCAGCCAGCTCTGGTGGGACCTGCCGGTGATCGAGTCGTTCGACCTGCTGCGTGACATCTACCGGCTCGAACCCGCGGCCTACCGTTCCACCCGCGACGAACTGGTGGATCTGCTGGCCATCGCGCCGCTGCTGGCGGTGCCGGTGCGGCAGCTCAGCCTGGGCCAGCGCATGCGTTGCGAGCTGGCCGCCGCCCTGCTGCACCGCCCGCGGCTGCTGTTCCTGGACGAGCCCACCATCGGCCTGGACGCGGTGGCCAAGCTGGCGGTGCGCGACATCATCCGCCGCCTGCACCGGCGCGGCGTCACCACCATCCTCACCACCCACGACCTGGACGACGTGGAGGCGCTGTGCCCGCGCGTCCTGGTAATCGGCGCCGGATCGATCCTGTTCGACGGCTCGGTGGCCGACCTGCGCGCCGGCGTCGACCGCGAGCGCATCCTGACCGTGGACCTGGAGCACGAGGTGGGCAGCTTCTCCACCTCCTCCGCCACGGTGGTGTCCGCCGCCGGCCGCCGGGTGGTGCTGCGCTACGATCCGGCGCGCATCCCGACACCGCGCATCATAGAGGAGGTGGCGCGCGACAACGACGTGCGCGACCTGTACATCGAGCCGCAACCGATCGACGAACTGGTGGCGCGGCTGTACCGCGACCTGGAACTGGAGGAAGCGTGACGCTGGCGGCGCGGCTGGCGCCCTACCGCGGCGTGCTGCGGGCACGCTGGCGCGAGACCCTGCAGTACCGGCTGGCGGCGCTGGCCGGGTTCGGCACGCAGTGCTACTGGGGCCTGCTGCGGCTGATGATCCTGGCCGCGTTCTACCAGTCCGGCCCGGCGGACGCCACCGACTTCAGCTTCGCACACGCGGTGCCGTACGTGTGGCTGGGGCAGGCCCTGCTGTCGCTGTTTCCGTTCCGGCTCGACAACGAACTGGCCGACAGCGTGCGCACCGGCAGCGTGGCGGGCGAGCTGCTGCGTCCGATCGACCTGTATTCCTACTGGTTCTGGCGCATGACGGCGTGGCGGCTGGCGCAGGCGGCGCCGCGCTGCCTGCTGATGCTGGTGGTGGCGGTCGCCGTGCTGCCGCTGGTGGGGCTGCACGAGTGGGCCCTGACCGCCCCGGCGGGCGCGTCCGCGGCCGGCCTGTACCTGGCCGCCACCGTGCTGGCGCTGCTGCTCGGGGTGGCGGTCACCGCGCTGCTGATCAGCCTGATGTTCTGGACCGTGTCGTCGGAGGGCGCCCGCTACGTCCTGCCGGCGGTGGTCTGGTTCGGCGGCGGCCTGGTGATCCCGCTGCCGCTGCTGCCGGACGGCGTGGCGGCGGTGCTCGGCTACCTGCCGTTCGCCGGCCTGATGGACATTCCGTTCCGCATCTACGTCGGCCACCTGGCCGGCGCCGAGGCGCTGGCCCGCCTGGGTCTGCAACTGGGCTGGCTGGTGGCGCTGGTGCTGCTGGGCCGGCTGCTGCTGGCGCGCGGCCTGCGCCGGGTGGTGATCCTTGGCGGCTAGCCGCCCGCGGTGGAACCCGGCGTCGCACCGAGAGCGGCGCGGCGCCGCGGCGGTGGCGGGCGCAGCGGTGCGGCTGTACCTGCGATTTGTGGCTACCCACTTTCGCGCGCAGATGCAGTATCCGGGCGCGCTCGGCCTGCAGATGCTCGGCAGCGTGCTGTTCACCGCCGTCGAATTCGTCGGGGTATGGGCGCTGCTGGACCGGTTCGGCAACGTGCGCGGCTGGGAGCTGGCGGAGGTGGCGGTGCTGTACGGCATGGTGATGGTCGGCTTCGCCACCGCCGAGGCCACCGGGCGCGGGTTCGACACGTTCCATCGGCTGGTGCGCGGCGGCGACTTCGACCGCGTGCTGCTGCGCCCGCGGCACACCGTGCTGCAGGTAGCGGGCGCCGAGTTCGCCTTTCACCGTGCCGGCCGCTGGCTGCAGGGCGCGGCCATTCTCACCTGGGGGCTGGCCGGCGCCGGCGTTGCGTGGAACCCGGCGCGCGTGGTGCTGCTGGCGGAGACGATTGCCGGCGTCACCGTGCTGTTCCTGGGGGTGTTCGTGGCCACCGCCGCGGTCACCTTCTGGACCGTGCAGTCGCTGGAGCTGCTGGCCATCGTCAGCAACGGATCGGTCGATGCCGCCAGCTACCCGGCCACCGTCTACCGCCGCTTCATGCGCCGCTTCCTGTTCTTCATCGTGCCGATCGGCACCGTCACCTACTTCCCGGTGGCGGCGCTGCTCGGGCGCCCCGACCCCCTCGGCACGCCGCCGTGGTTCGGCTGGGCCGCGCCCGCCGCCGCTCCCCTGTTCCTGGCCGCCGCCCTGCTCCTCTGGCGCCTCGGCGTCCGCCATTACAGCTCCACGGGGAGTTGATCCGGCAAGACGGCCGTCCTCGACTCCAACACGCCTCTCGCGTCGCGGTTGTGGCGGCTCGCCTCTCCAACTCCACGGGGAGCCGATCCACGGCGGCGCGCGCGCCGCGGAGCGGTCGGACACATTGTCCAAAAATGTGCGGGCAGGCGGTACACTGTAGACAGACGGGCTCGTTACGACGGCAGGCAGCCTGCCCGACATGTCGACTGAAGCGGAGGTGGTACTGATGGATACCCCGAACGAAGTCACCATGGAGCAACTGAGAG
The Spirochaetaceae bacterium genome window above contains:
- a CDS encoding ABC-2 family transporter protein, whose translation is MTLAARLAPYRGVLRARWRETLQYRLAALAGFGTQCYWGLLRLMILAAFYQSGPADATDFSFAHAVPYVWLGQALLSLFPFRLDNELADSVRTGSVAGELLRPIDLYSYWFWRMTAWRLAQAAPRCLLMLVVAVAVLPLVGLHEWALTAPAGASAAGLYLAATVLALLLGVAVTALLISLMFWTVSSEGARYVLPAVVWFGGGLVIPLPLLPDGVAAVLGYLPFAGLMDIPFRIYVGHLAGAEALARLGLQLGWLVALVLLGRLLLARGLRRVVILGG
- a CDS encoding ATP-binding cassette domain-containing protein encodes the protein MSQPLIDVAGLTKRFRVAAGDGGSPGGARGLRSLVARRKVVTALDGVSFRIGAGELVGYIGPNGAGKSTTVKILSGILVPDAGRCVVAGRVPWRERVAHVAGIGVVFGQRSQLWWDLPVIESFDLLRDIYRLEPAAYRSTRDELVDLLAIAPLLAVPVRQLSLGQRMRCELAAALLHRPRLLFLDEPTIGLDAVAKLAVRDIIRRLHRRGVTTILTTHDLDDVEALCPRVLVIGAGSILFDGSVADLRAGVDRERILTVDLEHEVGSFSTSSATVVSAAGRRVVLRYDPARIPTPRIIEEVARDNDVRDLYIEPQPIDELVARLYRDLELEEA
- a CDS encoding fatty acid desaturase, with protein sequence MSEGASTPSTESRALQRALKQYRTPSAGRSIGQIVTSFVPYVGGLILMGALAQVSYLLSLLLALPTAGFLIRVFIIFHDAGHGSLFRRSRWNRVIGYLAGFLTFTPFQHWSHEHARHHATAGDLDRRDLGDVWTMTVREFVAAPRRLRLAYRVFRNPFVLFFLVAPVGFLLNHRFPRKRVGARSLRAIIWTNVGAALFVVAMSMPFGFVNFLVVFTPVFVLAAAVGTWLFYVQHQFEGVYWRRHESWDFASAALHGSSYLALPRVLQWFTGNIGFHHIHHLDPRIPNYYLERAHREQPALHAVPVLRIRGTLRCLSMRLYDETRRQMVGFREGLRRAEMA
- a CDS encoding ABC-2 family transporter protein, producing the protein MRLYLRFVATHFRAQMQYPGALGLQMLGSVLFTAVEFVGVWALLDRFGNVRGWELAEVAVLYGMVMVGFATAEATGRGFDTFHRLVRGGDFDRVLLRPRHTVLQVAGAEFAFHRAGRWLQGAAILTWGLAGAGVAWNPARVVLLAETIAGVTVLFLGVFVATAAVTFWTVQSLELLAIVSNGSVDAASYPATVYRRFMRRFLFFIVPIGTVTYFPVAALLGRPDPLGTPPWFGWAAPAAAPLFLAAALLLWRLGVRHYSSTGS